gcttttatttgactttaccTAGAGTCTAGATGTTTCTTACTCTGGGTATGAACTCAATgagcaaattaaaaaataaaaacaaacataacaatCTGTGTGTAGTAGATTGTAAAATAGCTTTTTTGTCTGACTTCCTCTTGCAATACCACTCGTACCCTTTACAATacatcttgtgacgttttaaaATTGCAATATCTTGTTGCACAGTATATCATcccaccttttattttattgtaaatttcTGTGTAAAATAGACACTACTTGGTTAAATCTGTGTCATCGAGGGCATTGTGACCCTCCTTTGTACCTGTCTGGATTATTATTATGGTCTGTCTGGAGGACTGCCTGGCTGGTGGTCTCTTAAGTGAACTTGATACTGAAATCAGCAGCCTGCTGTGAAGTGTGGAACATCAAGGAGGCCATGTAGGGCTCAGTCTGGAGCTCAGCCAGTTGCTTTACACTTGTCAGCAGCTCTAATGAAAGTGGCCTTTTCCTCGGTGGCCCCTTTTTCATTAGAAAGGTCAGGGGTCGCCACCCAAGGTTGGTTATCTGTCAGTCCCAAGTGTGCAAACGGTTGAGGAAGTGAACGGAGGTAGGGGGTTATGGATCAGCTTATGAGGGAGGAGGGGGAAGGGGGAAACATTGGGTGGGTGGTTGTGCTTTATGTATGTCCTGTTAGTAATGGCATCCAGCAGATCCACTTTTTACCAAAGATACTGGTCCCAAGGCTGATTTGCAGGAAATGACGTTTCTATACTTGATATTGTTGGAAATGATCACTGGATTATTGGATTGAGTTCATAGTTCTCCTTCCACACACGTTTTTACTTTCCTTCCCTTTCCTCCCTCTGTTGTCCATTATGTCCCCCAAACACAGATGTGACTGAGAGAGGGAGTCAAAGAGAGAGACTCAGCTAACATCCCggtcctcctcctcttcccttCACCCCGGCCTCTCACACATGAAAGGGGCCGCACAAGGCCAATAGATGGGCCGGTGGGGTGTGTGCTATGTGAGGGCCCCAGACTcagacacaacacaacacacagctCTGCAGGCCACCACAGCTGGGCTGGAATGTGACCTGCTTCAGATTTTAATGCCAGACTGGGTCCTCATGTGTGTGAATCACAAGTAGGATGAGGAGATGTACAGCGAGACGTTCACTACAGAGCAATGTGCCGTGCTTAGCCTGAGCTCTTTGacaaacttcaaccatgtctggGATTTTCCATCTCAGCAACTTCATCACAAAGCAAGGAGTTTGTTTAAATTCATCTTTATTCAgatacaattatacaaaaaaaaacactaatataTTATGCtgcagaaaaaatatatttgtaccTCAGGTGATTTATGGTCCACCTATGTTTATATTTACTGTTCGTCattagagaagaaaaaagaagaaaaattaagaaaaataaatatgacgAACACACGTTCACATATATTTTTCTGCATCGTCAATGAAAACTTGTCGAAAAAGGTATTTTACAACACGTTGACCCAGTGAGCTTATTCGGACTGAGGTCAGGGGTGGACaagccatctggcataccgggcatcgtcctgGTGGGCAGTCGACCCAGAGTGGGCCAGTCCGGTCCGCTGGAGGCAGGCATTGTAACTGgtagccaaaaatggtccaaaagtggcaagaaaagagtgaaaagtgactaaaatggtacaaaagcagtcaagagtggccaaaacatgggaaaataaagaggaaccaggtggtatgtgaTGGCaaagctttaatgagcaaaatgtggcaaacaacagtgaaagagggcaaaaatgtggcacaaaAAGAGGGAAAATATAGGGAAAATGAAACgtgatatttattgggcaaaagttagcttatttgaatgaaaagtggcccaaaaaaattacagaaaggacaaaaatttaataaaagtgtgaaaaataactgaaaaaaggGGATATTTAGTAGCAAAAGGTAGCTATAGTCTGCAATTTCTTttagaactttttgaaaagtgaccaaaataagccaaaaacagtcaagagtggcaaaaaatgggcaaataaagagaaaccaggtggtatgtattGGCAAatggtagcttaaatgggccaaatgtggcaaacaatagtgaaaaaaggacaaaaatggaGAACAAAAAGAGGTCAAATGTAGGaggaaaaaagttatatttattgggcaaaagttagcttatttaaatgaaaagttgccaaaaactcaaaattaaaaaaagaacaaaaattggataaaagtgtcaaaaaggaCTTGCAAAAAAGTGTCCAAACTTTTTGGAtaagggcaaaaatgggacaaatgaagttgcaaaatggccgaaggaaataggtaaaaaagaggttaaaaagtttccccattTTAAGGGTTTTTTggggaataataaataaaattaagacaaagagccacatgttgagcatctctgacttaataacggcttctacatggtgtctctgataatgtagtgggctggtctggacacaaattGCCAGGACTgattttttgtcccagtccacccctgactgAGGCTTCATCATTACAAAGATCAGAGGCCAGGTTAAATGTTACACAGCAAATACccacaaaaaaaagcataaagcAAAGATACCATTTCACTAAGAACAAGCTCTAAAATTATCTATATTGGTGTCTTTAAAActgcatttgaaataaaaaaaaaattaaaagaaattaaaagaaatacttGAAATACTTATACCCTTTACTAATACCCTGGTTTCCAGTCAGGgtggaaaaattaaaattgtcTGCGCAAAAATCTAGAATTGGAACTTATGTGGGACATTAATGATTCAGAATGGTACAGATTGTTTCAGATATCCTTTGAATCAATAGATGCAAgaaagtcaccaaaaaaaacttaatttgaGGTCTGAAAAGGATATAGTAGACGAGAGCAGAGCTCTACTAGACAGCTGAGACATCCTTAAGGAAATCACACGACTTCTTGTGAGCAACTTCACGCAGCTTTTTGACCCGGCGAGGACCGGAAGAACCGACAAAGCTGTCAGGCTGCAGCACGGCCATCCCGTTGTGCACGTCTCCCATGATGATCAGCTGCCCGTCAGCTGTGGTGATATTGGGGCAGGGGCAGTTCCAGTCCATGTTCATTAGAGTCACCTCCAGCGGTTCCGTACCAAAGAACTTCAGGCCCATTTTCTCATCCTTCAAGATCTCCTCTACGGTAACCAGGGCGTGGCCTGACTCCTGCTCCTCCGTCAGCTCTGTCACACGTCCCACGATCACAAAGTCGCTCTTGCAGAAGCTGGGGATCATCTTGCCTCGAGGTTTGCAGATCTTGCAGTTGTGGTTTTTCGGAAACGGGCACATTTCCTCGCAGGCCTCTTTGGACTCAAAGTTGTTCTCGTTGCCACCGCAGCCTCCGTACACGAAAGACTGGCATTTTTTCAGGATGCTGCTGTATGCCCAGCGTGGTTCGTGGACTTTACATGGACCTTGCAGGCTTGGCAAGCTGCAGGGAGCTGATAGTTCTCCTCCACAAGACAACATGCAGGCCTCGTAGGTGTCAAAATGATTCCGGTTCTTATTGCACTGACTGTAGGTGAAAGTAAAGCAATTGTTTCGTTTTGACTCGTAATACCAGCTCATGCTTTCCTCTCCACAGTCATCAGAGTCTGGACTCTTCAGGCATTCTGCCGCTGGGAACGGCAGATTGGTAGCATTGACCTCGGCAGCTTTACCCTTCTGGTCGTTCTTTATCACCACCAGAGGAAAGTGTGATGACATGCTTCCTCCGACATTTCTCGCCGTGCACGTGTAGATTCCAGCATCCTGAAGTTGAGCGTTGTAAATCACAAGCTGTCCGATATTGGTGACCACGACGTTGCCACGGACATGGTTGGGTCTCATGACGATGTTTTCTTtgcttttcatttgtttttcccaGGTGATTTCTGGAGTCGGCTTCCCGGACACGTCACACAGGAAGCTGGCGGTCTCGCCCACAAACACAGCCTGTTGGGAGGGTCCGTTGAGTATCGCTGGGAGCTGGATGTCAGTGGGGATGGTTGTGTGGAGAGCGGTGGTGGGAGGTAGGGTGGTTTCATCGGGGATAGGACTGGTGTTTGACCAGGTCAGGTGGTACCTGTAGAGAAATCAAGTAGGGAAATAATTATCAAGACAACAGTAATGTCTTCTATATGGTAACTTGTCTTGAAAAACATTACCTTATCCCACGAAATGCAAATAGTGGAGAGCTAAAATACTTAACATGTTACCTGCAGGTGACCTCAGAGATGGAGATACCCTTGGAACACGCCTCCGCATCCAAGTAGCACTTGTTATAATAAGTCATGCCGTCAGATGCACACGTGAAGTGGGGTTCCCTCTCACAGCGGTCCCGGCACTTACAAACAGGTTGGCCATCCCAGATGTCACACTCCGAGCCCTGTTGGCTGCACATGAACTTGTCACAAGTGGCACCCTTAGGCATGCCAATAGGACCTTTGCTTCCCTTGATGTCTATGTAGCGCGCTGCCACGCAGCTCCTGTTGCCGCAGACGTTAAGGCAGCATTTCTCAAATGTCTCACAGTCCTGAGGTTCAAAGAAAggaataaaacatttgttttgtacACCAACATACTATATACTGGCAACAAACTGCAACTTCATCTAGattagtggttcccaatctcTCTTCGTACCATGTACCCCTTTGTAGTTTTGGTACCCAATGTTGAAGTATGTCTCGagttgaagttaaaaaaaaaaaaaaaaaaaggttatttttccaaatataattcttcagtttttttcctttttaaaaaatattgttttgtatcGTGATCTCAGTGTATCGTCTCAACCCTACGTGCTATGATTAGAGCTCGATtccaataataatgtatttacatatttttttattttatttttattttttgttttctcttttttaaatctGGTTAATAATTTTTTCAGCTCATTTTACATGAATATGGAAGAGATTCTCATAGATCTAATGCTGTAAATGGTAGAAACTAACTTTAAGTTGGTGCAGTATTTAAAgtattatattttacattaagaATTGAGCCCACAGTGCTACATTACACACAGTAGAAAAGATGTATTAAACAATCAATATTAGGATTTTATGAATCGATATCGGGTCATTAAAAGGAAAATCGATTTAAGtcaattaatcttttttttttttttttaacccatataattattttattatattatgatATAATGTATTAGTCAGTGTTTGTATAATCAATTTCATTGCTACGTCCTGGTCAAAGACAGTAACTAATCAGTATTCAGTTGAAGTTAGGACTGATTGTttatcaggggtcaccaacacggggccccaggtagcccttattgaccatgtgaggggccctcaggagcacTAGTCACTAATGAGTTTCATCTATAATCTGATTTACGTTCCAGGATTCAaattcacaaagataaatacatgagAGATGTAGTTAGTGCCAGAGCTGGGTGATacatcaagattcaagatgtatcaagttttctattgtggggacaaaaaaattacaatatcacctatatcgatatatatcgatatatatatatatatatatatatatatatatatatatatatatatatatatatatatagcttattttgttttaaaatacttgttttaggagtacctgcttttgttacttctcagaacagcgtgaaaagcacagttagtgAGATTTCTGattgcatcctaacccagaccttccattaaacaaaccacactacagaactcactcacacgtgctgtcccttttaGGAGACAAAGTTTAAagttgcacatattgtgcagctgtttgttaattaatgcgcctgtgtggcatttggatCATTAAACTGAACcgagaattgtctttctggtcagacattATTTGACTTTTCTTTTAACCGACATTTATATCGTATTTCACTATTTTGAGAAggtctatatcgcccagccctagttagtactagttaaatactgctaatgaagttttagcattaaattaaatgtttattttcactgaaatattgtgacaaatgtttttaaatgttgcagatatggtgtatggtcagtgtatgttatatataatatgataatgtatataagatatatttttacAAACTCAAGGtggattttaaataaaattctatgaaaattaaacaaattccattaattaggagaaataaagtgtttcatgttgaaacctcaacatttccttgtgaaagtgtctatttgtacggttggcGTACGGACAACcgccagtgctattggtacggttaccaaagtacacctacgtagcgttttagggttagggctaggaTTAAGGTTAGGTTAACCCTATATtgtaacaatttttagggttcggttttagggtaaggtttagtcttagtcacgtgacctaaattggccaaataggggcgctgcgtgcggataaaatgtcggtatattgatacggcaaccgtacggatagccactgccttcatatatatatatatatatatatatatatatatatatatatatatatatatatatatatatatatatatatatatataaagtgaaAACGTCAAAAAGTAGTATGTAATAAGTTATTTTCTAACCGGTAGCCTTTAAGTTTATACAGAAGCTCTTAGAAGTTTAAGTGACTTAAAGTGAAGTTTAAGTGACGCTCTGTCCGTTTagttaatgaataaaaaaagttattctcaaacagtttttttaaagcactcCAAGCCGCGCGCTCACCTGGTCCGTCTCACACTCCCTCATACAGGTGCTCATGGCATCCACCCACAGGTTGGGGTTCAGGTCATTGGGGCACATCCCTGCGTGAGAGTACACCACCTTAGCCACCGACATAGGCATCGCCCTCACCCGCCAGCTGTCCATGAAGAGCAGTAAAGTGCACCACTGGCACACAACAAACCAAATCCATCGGGGAAAGAGCATCCACCACATCTCTGAACAGTAGAATTGTTGTAAAATATGAGAGAAAAAACCCGTGTTGTAAACGCTGTCCAGACGCGTGGGAAAAGCTGATAATGTGGTGAGCGGACTGTGAGAGCCGCTGTGCAGAGAAAGTGTCCAGGTTTGGCCGCTCCGCTCCGCGTAAATAGTAACCAGAGATTAGGGCGTGCGAACCCCCCTTAAGAGTCTTTCTGCGTGAATTACAGTGACCTGTCTGCACAGAGAGTCAATCCCAGCTGGGTTACAGTTAGATCAACTTaattaaagtaataaaaaaaaaattaaaagaaaagaaaagaaagaaatctgCTTTAAGGTACTCTTTCATCAAGGACGCAGACACCGACCTGTGCGTAAAAGCGCTGCGCCTTTAACCCAAAGTGAGGAAAGGACGGAGGAATTTGCCTGCAATTATTCAAAGAATAAAAGCATCAGTTTGTATATTTACACTGACATTTCATggagtttttaaattatttaaacagtGAAGTGTTTAATTAAATACTGACATCAGAGTGAAATTAAAGTCTGTTATTTGTCTGCACTTCCTGTAAAAATAGCATTAAAAATGCTATGGATACAAACTGAAGAATTTCAGTGATTAATGTGAAATCTGTCAATGTCCAGACGATGGCAGCAAACTCAGTAAAGCTTGTTCATAAATATAATCTTCTAAGAtcttaaaaaatattaagataaataattataattatagggaagttccagcaagattatttttgccTTCCTTTTTTGATTAATATGTTCAGGTTCCATTCACTGTTCCTTAGGATATGAGGATATAATAggacatcattaaaaaaaaaaaaaagaagacaaaaaaataaaaaatcttgctggaattactacaagaaagtcaaggaaacttcaaaggaaacatcaaaacaatcagcagacgcttctgacaaagactggcagattaaattaaagtggatttcctaaggaacagtcgtatgaataaatgaaaccataacatattactgtAAAGTTCCCTATAGGTCTAAAAACTAAAGtcagctggtgatggtcaccaACAGACCATGTGACCCTGAGAGCAGGAAAGCAGATGCAggaaatgaatggatggacatACTTGAGCCTAATGtcttcaaaaacaacaaacatcaaACCTAAACCTTCTCAAACTAGGTTCTGGGCCCTTCCTTGGTCTGTAAGTCTGAAGTTGGGATCTGTTATTGTccaagatatttgtttttttaattgtgttatCAAGCATGTGTGTTCTATATTAGATAACAGTTGTACTgttatatattacatatactCTATAATACTATTCTTAATACAGAAAgacaaaactaataaataatggAGAAGGAGTAGGATTTGATAAGTTTACTTCTTCCTACCCCTTTTCAGGTATGCTAATCAGATatgatgtgtgtatatatatatatatatatatatatatatatatatatgtgtgtgtgtgtgtgtgtgtgtgtgtgtgtgtatgtatgttgatAAGTATATTTGGGTTTAATTAAACagagtttatatatttttttgtttaaccaAATTTTCCTAagctataatttattttatttattaacatcaaATGGTGTACATATTTTTGGATGTGTGTGGGTATAGGAATATTTAATATGTATGTGATTGCACAATGTATTAAATGTCACAtgcctgaaaaataaataaataaataatttcaaaacaGCAATTTTTTGTACATGATTGAATTTCATTGTATGGATCTGtaattaggggtgtgcattgctaTGAATGTGaagatacgattcacgatacgatatatcctgatactaaacaatacgatacacatcgcaatatcaataataacaaattTCACCgttacaaaatggtatgaaatacagttTATTGCATTTGATtttaacttgcgagaacaagtaaatggtaactaattgtaattcaagtaccaacatcaaaaacaagtggaatgtttcaaattacatttttttttaaatttgaacttttgcttttacaacagattctgattctgttaaattcttcttcaaaaaaaaaaaaataaccacacatatctataaaagtgtcccgtatgttttataaaaaataaagtgcaacaaactttaaagctaaaatgcattgaggattgaagtagtttaacaaggtctcaCCCAGTGACCAGGAAtgtacgtgctatgcatatgtttgcGCAATTTAATGggttttccatttaaaaaaaaaaaaaacttgatttaaaaaattgattttgacatttttttgatcgatacgataatcgtgcggtgaaatattgtgatatatcgcagaATCTTTTCTTTCTTCAGATTCataaagtgcttttattttctCGGGCAAAGCTCACGGCATGAGAGGAGTTCAACTGTGTCAAactgatcatttattttgatatgTTTCTTTAAATTCTAAAGAATTTTCCTGACAAGCAACTGCAGCTACATACAAACAAATTGTTATTGGAAAATTGTATTTACTGCAAACATTTTTGTGTTAGAAATAATCAAAAATTGACTGTAAGGCGCTCGATCACGACTCATCCTCACTTCCTGTCCAATTAAACATGGTCTTAAACCCGTTGCTTTGTATTAAAGCAGTGTATCTTATTAAAGACACACACCTTTACTCATTGTGTCTGTATCGGTCTGTGTGAGGGAAAATATATGAGAGTGCATGTACGGAGTCCCCGCTGAGTGCAAAGAGGCCCAAACCTTAAAGTCCCCAATGTGTCTGTTGTCAATGCAACATGAAAACACTCACTGACATGAACATATTTCACCTCATTTACTATGATCTTGATCAAGAAGAAACACGTGTAAGTGGAATTGGATTCAAATGCACAAACACAGTCAAGCTGTGTTTTCACTGTGGGCTCAGCCCTCAGGCCCTCCACCCCCAACCTTCACCCCTCCAGACCCTACATTCCCTGAATAGTCGACACAGGGGCCACAGGCCGTGCCACGGATTGAACACAGACCCCCTGCAGGAGGCTTCCACCCGCCTGTCCTCCTTCTGCATTGTCTGCAATACAACCTTGACTTTGGCCTTTTGCATGTACCCGCAGCATGTTTCTGAGGCTGAGTCAGATAAAAACAAGGGAATACTTGGTGTGATGTGATGCTTAATGAATAGAAGGTGGAGATTACCATGTCCATAATGTAGAATTTGAACtggagttgctggtaatagctACAACTACGAAGGAAATTTCAGCCCATTATTCACACTTGAaagcatatgtgtcaaactcaaggcccaggggccaaatctggccctttgggtAAACCAATTCGGGCCAACAAGGGAaagcaaaaatgacaggaaaaaaaacaaaacaaatcattgtttttcccggtgcttatattgcatgattgcagtcattttttaatgttaaactgtcaaaaaaaactaaaaattcttacaatatcctttaattttcctcaaattattacataacatttccctcaattaaatataaattagaaacaaaatcaagaatatttaaatgaataccctgctgggactgatatgtcacttattgcttagatattgtcggttttttacatattttctatattttgtattttatgtatatggcgaagtgcaaactagagcacaataatgttgatattactcattttcctgcataaaatctgtggcacttgagatcaaactgttccgtatttggcccctgaactaaaatgagtttgacacccctgctttaaaggcttggaggaAATTCCTATCCTCATCTACCCTATAAACACAATCACTATTAATTAGTAACACCATCACTAACCCCGGGTGATATAGTAtactcaataaaaaataattataagcaaaatatgacaataaacgaCAAATTACAGTCATACTCTTTTATTTTCAACTGcctaaaaaaattgaaaagaaTAAATACCAAGGGTGGACTCTAAAAAGATTAACCAAAATAGGGGTTTTAGAGCAAAAAAAATCTTAGAAAAAACAGAAGCTGTAAACTTGGTGGCATTTGAGGCTTCCCGAATGAAGGCATCGTCTCCTTGACACATGAACAGCTGCAACAAAAAATGGGTATAAATGATCACCTGACGAAAATGTTTTCATCACCACATGGATTTCCTAGGAAATCACcactttgtgatatttatttacaactatTAGACTAAATAAGGATAGCATAGACATTTCAGGACCACTTTTACTTACTTAATTATAGGACACTATtgctgggtaaaaaaaaaaaaaacccaaatgtgTGCCTGCAGGAAAAAGGGCTTTGGAATTGGAGTCAGAACATCCACACCTTCTCTGggataataatgatacagtaggtccaaatgtatgaataagcccatcttttaaaaaaaacattgtgataAACTGAGTAATCCAGATCTGATCCGGATGACTCTGTCAGGTAATCGAGGacccaacccgacataactgagtcaaatttcataaagatcggtcattTACATaccttgaaaaatgtatttttcaaactCTGCCAAATAAGATAGGATGATGACAaataggatttatttttttatttttgaaacctATCTAGTATCACTGTATTGATTTAGATGGAATAGCTCAAGGTCATTCTTTAGTTAAACTTTTGTCAAAAATCAGTTCAGTGCTTTCAACGTAAtcttgctaacaaacaaactaaaacacaaaacaccaaaaatattacgTCCTTGGCAGAGGTACAGTAGGTTAGTGAAGGTCAGGAAGGAGGTGACTCATGTACAGTACTGTCAAGTGTAGAACTTCAACTTCAACATTCACATGGAAATTTAAATCAACTTCCTTTTGATAAGATTCATAGAACTCtaaacatgcaaacagaaaCAATCAATCACAAGGTTCATTGGGATCAAGCTCTTATGCATCTTGTGCTTTACAGTGTCATGCATGCATTTCTGCTGTAAATCAGCAGCTCTTTCTGTATTAGGCCTGATGGTGGAGGGCACACATGGCACCAGAGGCCATAGTCCAAGCATGTACCCGTGCGTAACGTCGCCTTCAGCCTCCCTTTGTAAAATGCTCTTAGGGGTTCTATGCAGATCCAAAGCTTCTCATTGCCATGATGGAGGTCTGAAAAGCTGATTCAAAACAATGAAGGTGTTGTGACTGTTTTGACTAAGCCTATTACGAGTGTCTTATTTCAGAACAAAGGAGAGAGACACGTTCAGCCCCAGCAGGGCTCTAAGCTGATTCTTCAAACCCCAGTCCACACAATGCAGAGGGAGAGACATTCAGACATATCAGCTTTACCTCTGTGACCTGCACCTGtctcatttaaaagtgcttttcaagaaatgcaaagacactttacaggttaaaacaacaacagcaaatacagtgattaaaacaaagaaatagaaattaaatttaaaaaaaaaaaaaaggtagaatATGATAAAGGCATGAATGAGAGTTTAGGCGGCAGGGAAATGGCGGACGTGAGAGATGTTTTTGAGGTATCAAAGATGATACCAATATGGCAGTTTGAGAGGCGGGACACATGGTGGACTTATCGGTGGTGAGGTGAATGTCTGAGGCTGTTTGCGTGAGGGAGTTTGGACCAATGAGGAGTATGTCAAATTTGACACTGTTGTGAATGAGGAAGGTTTCTTGCACCCATGCTTTTATGTCACAGAGACAGTTTGACAGTATGGAGTGGGTTTCGGGGGTGAGTTAGAGTTGGTGGAGATGTATAATTGGACGtcaccttgtttttattataatttttcttATAGAGgattattgcatttttgagggcctaaagACATTCAAAAAGTCATGAAAATTGGTACGTACTGTATATTAGGACTGGCAAAAAAATTCCCCCAAAagatattttgggggaattgaacatgtgaatggcaaaatgactcaatagcgcccccttgaaaattgtattggCTCCCAGCTTGGActgaattctgacatcatcactgtagagaaaGTAATGTATGTTCATATCAAAACAAAGAGAGAAAATAGAGGCAGATGATGCAGTGGAATGATACAGTAATGTGTTCACATTGGCTTGTTCTTCATTAAATTGATGGTTGCCACCTAATTTGCATTAAAAAGGGTTGAGATTGATACGGAATTGATTATCAAACCTGAACGCCCCTCCACaccttttcctttttcttaCACCTTAGAACTAAATGTTCCTGTGGTCATATTATTCTGGCTGATCCGTATATCTA
The Gouania willdenowi chromosome 8, fGouWil2.1, whole genome shotgun sequence genome window above contains:
- the wfikkn2a gene encoding WAP, Kazal, immunoglobulin, Kunitz and NTR domain-containing protein 2, with the protein product MWWMLFPRWIWFVVCQWCTLLLFMDSWRVRAMPMSVAKVVYSHAGMCPNDLNPNLWVDAMSTCMRECETDQDCETFEKCCLNVCGNRSCVAARYIDIKGSKGPIGMPKGATCDKFMCSQQGSECDIWDGQPVCKCRDRCEREPHFTCASDGMTYYNKCYLDAEACSKGISISEVTCRYHLTWSNTSPIPDETTLPPTTALHTTIPTDIQLPAILNGPSQQAVFVGETASFLCDVSGKPTPEITWEKQMKSKENIVMRPNHVRGNVVVTNIGQLVIYNAQLQDAGIYTCTARNVGGSMSSHFPLVVIKNDQKGKAAEVNATNLPFPAAECLKSPDSDDCGEESMSWYYESKRNNCFTFTYSQCNKNRNHFDTYEACMLSCGGELSAPCSLPSLQGPCKVHEPRWAYSSILKKCQSFVYGGCGGNENNFESKEACEEMCPFPKNHNCKICKPRGKMIPSFCKSDFVIVGRVTELTEEQESGHALVTVEEILKDEKMGLKFFGTEPLEVTLMNMDWNCPCPNITTADGQLIIMGDVHNGMAVLQPDSFVGSSGPRRVKKLREVAHKKSCDFLKDVSAV